From the genome of Colias croceus chromosome 12, ilColCroc2.1:
TCGGTTACTTTTGTTCTCTGGCGAATTACTTCGTTTCGGACTTGGTCCCTCAGAGAAATACCGAGCATAGCTCTCTCCATAGCTCGCTGAGCGACTTTGAGTTGGTGGACCAGTCGTACTGTCAGTGTCCACGTCTCGGCTCCGTAGGTCATGACTGGTAGGACGCACTGATTAAATACCTTTGTCTTGAGGCATTGTGGTAGTGACGACGAGAAGACTCGACGCAGTTTACCAAAAGCTGCCCAACCCAGCTGTATCCTCCTGTTGATTTCTCTCTCGAAATTGTTCCCACCTAGTTGGAGCGTTTGCCCTAGGTAGACATACTCTTGAACAATCTCGAGAGATACTCCTTGGATGTTTATCGGCTCCGGTAAGACATGAGCGTTAATCATAACCTTTGTTTTCTCTGCGTTCATGCGGAGTCCGATGCGTGAGGAAGATTCAACTAGGTCGTTCAACATTTGCTTCAGCTCTTGCAGCAATTCAGCCATAATGACAATGTCATCGGCAAATCGTAAGTGTGAGATGCACTGACCATTGATATTGATGCCTCGTCCTTTCCAATCCAGCGTCCGAAACATATCCTCTAACGCGTTGGTGAACAGTTTCGGCGAGATTACGTCACCTTGTCTCACGCCTCGCTGTAGATGGATACATTTCGTACGCTGGTTCTGGATTTGGACGGACTcttctatatatattataattttcatttaaaatctcATTATCAAATACTGAACAATCCAACCAAGTTTCCGTACCAATAATTATGTCGTATTCGGTTTGCAGTGACATTAACCTTATACCATCTAGTTTAGTTTTCATACCTCgaaaattttgataatatatattgaatggtaaaatattgaatatggGACTTTTTCCTAGggcaatgatattataatttgttaagagATTCGAAATTCTTAATTTGTATGGGTTGAGATCGCTCATCCTTCCGGGTCAAAATTCTCCCGTTTCTTACCCAGACAAATTTTATACCTTTTTCCTTTGCAACGAGGCGTGTTTTAGCATGAAGGGACTTATAATATGGAGATAAATGTTCCGACACATAGATAGGAGCCTTATTTCCACCATAACCCAACAAACTAGAATTAATACGATCGTTTtgtgtgttattattaaactttgaCACAGCTGATATTATTCCATCTCGAACGTGTGTACTACggagcttaaaaataatagatctCGGTCTTTTATTAGAATCGTCGAGTTTTCTTACGCGTGTACATGTTATAATGTCGGATTCCTGAATTGGGTAGGAAACGATGGAGCAAAGCTGCTTCATTACAGAAATTAAGTTTTCGGCTTTATTTTCAGGCAGTCCGTTCACCTCCACATTATTCTCACGTGCATGTTgttctaataaattaatgcgCATTGATAAATCGCTGACATTAGATTGCAATACAGAATTCtcttttttcaaaatcgaAGTAGTATCTTGAATGTGTTTAAATTCGCACTTTAATTGGTCATAGTCGGCGCATAAGAAATCTAAAGTCTTTTGAAAGTCATTTAAAACTGATAATTGGTCTCTGATCCCATTTAACTCCTTCGATATATAAGAATCGATTGATGCTTTAACAGCCTCATGCACTGCTGATTGAATTTCGCTTTTTATTAAGGATAATAAGTTCGGATCACAAATTGTTGACTTAGATTGGTTCTGCGCCGATTTCTTCCGATGAGTAATGTTGCTTTGAATTATTTGCTCGTCATCTGAAGaacttgtaattttatgtgtaAGTGCATTTGAGCGAACCGGGGTATTTGAATTGTCACCTCTAGGAATCTTTTTATTGCGGCATGCCTGACAAGTCCATCCCCTTTTTTGCGATTCCGACATTAAGTTGAATTTCTTAAGGGGGATGTTAGCGCACAACAGATCGAAACGACTTGTGCAGTGTATACAAGATAGGTATTCGAGTCCACTAATGATATTTGGGCATGCACAACACAAGAGACCTTTATTATTAGAggccatatttaatttactttgatttactataatattattactatctATTTTCTTTCTCTTTTTCCTCTCTTTATCCTTATATTCGGTAAAAGATTATGTAAGTTCTTGTTAAAGtagatgataaaaaaaaaaaaaaatgaaaaatatatttggtaTTACGAGGGATCGAACCAAGGACTCAAGATTCTAATACCGATGTATGTTACACGAAGCCAAGCCAACCGTTGAGCGTCGAGTCAAATTACGCGATATTGTTCTTcggattttttaatttatttttatcagttATGACTGAgggtaatataaaaatttataacgtTCACTTATaacgtaaataaatactttcaCTAGCACAATTTCGCACTGTTTGcactttatattgtttattgtgtAACAGGattgataaataatgtaatcaaTCGTAATAAGCCAGGTGAGTTCACGTATATCACACGATTTAAATCAACAATAACTCTCAGCCGATTCACCGacgttttattatgttttggaACTATTTTCAAATTTAGGATGACAATTTGGAGACTCTTAAAATGTTCTCTCAATAACAACACAACTTTAGACCactttaactatttttaaataacaaatgttTAAGGACACAATGTTTACATGTCAGAGTTTGACAGATGATGTTTATACCTTGTTAGAGTCGATTGAAATTAAGTCTTTAGGTGGGAAGATATCATCCCAGTGTTCTTCACTGCACACGACATTCGGaaattctatatataaaatccGTGTGTCTGAAAAATCTTTTTTAGTTGGTATAAGCaacttatttattgttattcattattttctgATCAGATAATTAGACATCGTAACTCAATACATTAGTACTAAcctattgcttttattttgtttgagaAAAATGCCTTGTTTATGTTGAAGtcattcatttttcaattcccGAATTCTTCCcttagtaaaaaaaacttgCATTGATGAGTACTTTCTCctgctttattaaaaaatatgatctatataattttttacgataaaatttaattcacaaGTGGAGTCAGGGCAACTAGCtagtgtttgaaaatattggtGTCATACTGGACACTGGGAGCTATAGTTCCCACCTTTCCAACCTTTTTACAAGAGAGAACAGATGACGGGATATATATATCCCACCAAAGAAAGGTTACTTCCCCCCCACTAACCCCTCTTTtgtgtgaatttttgaaatctacGACCCAAAATTACCCAGGAACGTACCTTACTTTTTTGTTAACTCCTCCTCCACAGGCTCGCGTTTGAATAAgggttaaaatatattttccaaatgatttgtaatgtaaaaaatacgtaattaaaaCGTACGATTCATAAAATGTAACCTTTActtgtataaaaaaacaatagtaatgtttaacaatgttttataattcTTTCTTTTTCGTTATTTTAAAGTGGCACTTTAAATTTCACTGAAACTCAAAAGTGAACTACAAACAGAATTCGAGTGAAGGACCATTGATCCTTGAGTGCAGAATCCCAAAATATGTGGTCcagtacatttttaaaaagatgAAGGGTTAAATTCTCTTTGGTAGataaatattgtgtttttCTAGTGTATGGTTTCtacgttatattattatgttaatataaaGGATTACTCCTCATCACGGCATGAGCCATCACGTGTGTacgatttatattttgttgtgttTTTATCGAAAAACTAAAGAATTAAGTATGATAAAACTAAACTAGAATTTCTGGGGACTTTTATGCTTCGTAAAATTATACTAATTTTGATTAGGAATAAATCCGTAATTCTTGtcaattctatttaaaaagttactgAGTAATTAGTTAGATAAAGCCTACGCACTTACGCAGTATCTAAATTTATACGGGAAGTTTGTTACCTACTATGAAATTACTTAAGATTTGATGAAAATAGAACGTAAAGCAAAATACAGAATTAATTAGAAAGTTTTGGAACTATTTTGGTTTTAATGTTGTTATAACATTTCCATACAATATCTAAAGGTTAATATGATtctcatatattataaatctgaagagtttaaagtttttaatattaagtataaagTACTATTAGTTGCTTGTATTACATCCTTTAAAACGGAAATAAATTTTCCCAACTGAAAATAGGTTTATCCATTTGAAATTCCCTTAACAGGAACTGTCGCTAGAATggataatatgacataataagGCCCATTGTCTGCCTCAAAATGCGTCACTGGCTGTCACACGTAATGATGAGAATGTAAAGTGATAAAATACCTTTTTCATTGTATATGAGGCTCTATTAGTAGTcaataattttctaattattaccCCGCAATTTGTCCTTAATGATAAGATGCGGATGGAAACAgtccaataaatatataattagattatgtatttcaatgcactttatttataactttatgTAACATTACGTAATTTGTGTAACTTAAGTtcccaaataaattattattgacttGGATTGAtcccgattaaaatatatacatggAAAGCagcaaaaataataacctattcgatgaatttttaaataaaaacatagtCTATGTCATTCTTAAACATATTTCTGATAAAATATGCGAAATACAAGCTGtttaaacaattaacaataaaaatatacgtaaataaaatgattaatattactaatgtatttttaatggaattaatttgtaattaatatacaatatataaaattacttttaaattatgtatgacAGGACCGATTTTCATCCagaaacaaacaatcaaacaaactccttttatttttgaatataaattaatataagtaagGTACTACTCTAACAAGACAAAATAAGTATCTACTGGCGCAAATAAtcctacttattataaatgagaaagtttgtgaagatggatgtttgttattctttcacgcaaataatactgaaccgattacaatgaaatttagacATAGCAATTAGATCATAGGGTCCATAAGACCCAGAATAGACATAGGCTAATTTTTATcccggtttttctttgaaaacgcgggcgaagccatgGGCGTAAATCTAGAACTATACTATGGCTTTAATCATGGATTTTTTTTCCAGGTGTTCGCATGGGAGCAAGGCATCCGGGACACGATCCTATCCTCCTTCTTCTGGGGATACGTGGTACTGCAGATCCCAGCTGGTCTGATTGCTGGAAGATTTGGCGGGAAGATGCTGGTGCTGGTTTCCATGCTGATCACGGGCGTTGTCAATCTGTTTACACCTTTGTTGGCTACTAAGGTAATTTTGCAAGTGATTTTTAATGacaatattttatcagattctGGCTACATTAATTTTGTGCAACAGCTAATTGCACTGTAGCAATATtcaccaaaataatttaataaaataggtaatttCGATATTCCATAAATTATCTAGAtaccattaatattatatagtttacTTTAGtggttataatttattataatgttgatGTTTATTTGGCgatgtttattaaaatctgttgttaacaataaatattgtttacgtTATGGTTGACTAAGAACAAGTCGAATAACTTTATAGTCTGTATTAGAAGCATAGTTGAACATTCGATTTTCAAGTAAATGAAggatttaaatacctactttttatagtataaataacaaagaatCTTTTAATACTTGTTTTCTGTTTTCAGGGAGACTGGATAGCGGTATGTGCGTGCAGGATCCTCATGGGTCTATCTCAGGGTATGCTGTATCCAAGCATTCATGGGCTTATTGGTCAATGGTCACCGTTGTCAGAGAGAAGCCGGATGGGAACTATTGTATATTCTGGTACGTATCTAactatattatgaagaaaaataTTGCTGTTAGAATTTCTTCCAAGGGATAAGCTACTTCgctagtacctacatacataatataatataaataataatatatcccTTACATAATcccttataatatattattattatagaactTCAGACAATTTCCACGTACGCTTGCTGTCAGGGATCTTAACATACCTCTAatgtcttaaagcagtatttCCAGCGTCGAAAAATGAGAGTTTTAGGTCTTTTACTGCAATCACTCAACCACACTCAGGCTTCATGGCATggcaaatttaattttcattctataTACCATGACATGATAACATTGAATAAatcataagtataatataataatagtcgAGTTCATTTCAAAGccataatttgtaaaatgatAACGGTTTCGTACCTTGGAACAATACAATCAATTGAGAATAATATGATACATATAAACAAGAAGTACTTTTCAATAATGTTCAGTTAggataacaaataaaaactaacaatATTCGTTCAACGAAATTGTTTCCAGATTTTTCCATCTCAAGTCTTGTGGGAAATTACAAGCAACATGCAAAACGTATCGAAACCGCGACtatttgttttcaaaattGAGTTAGCTAGCGTGGAGAAACTTAGATTAAAATACACCACCAATAAAccagtataaaaaaatgcaatttcAATTCTTAACCCAATATTGCTTATTCTCTTGGGAGATTGTAAAGTTGTTGTATGTAATAATCGTAAAAAGAAGTATAATGAGGATCCCATTTAGACACAGAGTTACAGAAAAGTTATAAGAAGCGCATACAGTAATAAAGTTAACGCGAACAGAAGAACATTTTTACTATAGTCATTAGtcatactacataatattttaacaacaaCATAGCATCTGCTTCACTTTAAACTTCTGCCAGCAAGAAAATTAGGCAACATACGAAACTTGTTGGGATAGTTCTTCGTTCGCTATTCTAACTAGTGaaacataacaaataatatgttatacaATACTAGATAGTAGATACTCATCCCGGCTTTACTCGGATAGGACTAGTAGTAGTATATAGTAGTTTCTTCTATTCAGTTTTTGAACGCAAATCAAACAAACCAAGAGTCGATTGAATCGTCCttgaatcataataattagtgGTGAAAGTTGAAACTggcttaataataataataattaactctttattgtacaccaaataatacaatacaaaaagaaTAACAGCTATTAGGAATATTGTGTATTAGGCGGTCTTATCACTAACTAGTGATTTCTACCAGACAACCTGTGATCGAGGAAAtgcttcaatattataaacttttttttattaatatgaattaCTATTTTCGTAAATAGATAGATTCATcctatatttcttttaaataattttcgtaAATAGATAGATTCATcctatatttctttttttcaggCTCTCAACTCGGTACAATCATCGAAATGGTGGTGGCCGGTTGGCTGTCCGAGAGCAAATGGGGCTGGCCATCTGTCTTCTACGTTGCTGGTATCACCTGCCTCGTATTTGCTGTCATCTGGTTCATCTTCGGAGCTTCCACCCCTGGTACCTGCAGGTGGATATCGAAGGAAGAAAAGAAGTTCATTGAACTCAGCGCAGGAGCTACTGATATTAATCAGTCAAAGGTATTTAAGATATTATGGTTTTGTATCATGTGGCTCTTTTCAATGTAATCAGAATTTCTTGGTTCATTTGAAGGGTGTTTGGTTTCTGGTTtggatatttataaattggcTAATGGAGAATCATCtgtatcaattaaaatcaatatacctacttacctgCTTTTGTATATAGTTATGTTCATTTAAAGTCAATCTATTGGcaaattaactttaattttcataaattccATGATAAACAAATAAGCTTAAATTTTACTTTGGACACTTAACCGTCTTATAATTACATAGGCTACagactttaaaaatttattctgttgtttaataaattatttcggaCTAAAAAGTAATTTCGCTTTTTTTGCAGAATATGCCTACACCATGGAAGAAAATTTGGACATCTCTACCATTCTGGGCAATTCTCCTCGCTCACTGCGGCCAAAGTTTGGGCTTCTGGACTCTTCTTACCGAAATGCCTTCCTACATGGACAAAGTTCTCGGTGTTGCTATTAAAGATGTGAGTTTAAAtctttgtaatttgtatgcaTTTGATTCATGCTACTGACCGATGCCACAGaattttcacttctgacacgtgttcggcacacactctttttaaaattttaaactacataatttattatctacgagtaggtatacaataaaaagatgtgtggcactcgaggactgccgcggtaaagctattgctaTGCCTTCATGCCACACCTCTGcctcggagtggggagcgtgaggtttttcgttacggaatttctcgattcagtCTCCGCGCTCGAGGCCCGCGATCTtagcccgcgatagaagctatgcaatagcttaataattaattgttgttTCTTTCAGAATGGAATCTACTCAGCATTACCATACGCTGCTATGTACATCCTCAGTTTTGTGTTCAGTTGGACAGCTGATTTCTTGATaaacagaaatattttaagccACGGTGCTACCAGAAAGATCTTTAATACTATTTgtgagtactttttaaatattttatataattattaaaatttgacaGTCTcctattataatgttatgtttgtgtgttgttaatgttatgttaaattactcattgtttttatttatttatttactctttattttaaaacatactaaaagccatctctgccaggcaaccttcTTCCTTTTacattgatttaattttatttgcgtGAGCTCCTACAAGATTCACACCTATTAATACGTATTCtacataatttgtttatacttatataaattttccagCCTTCTGGGGACCAGCAGCAGCTCTTCTAGGTCTCTCGTATATCCCAGCAGGTCATGTGCCACTCGCAGTTGCTATGTTGACCGTCACTGTTGGCTTGAATGGCGCTCACTATGTGGGATTCTTGGTGAGTACTACAAATTCCACCATAGGCTGTATACCATAGCTGAAAGTATACCATACCGTATTACGatgttctatatttttttttaatgtgtttatGACAAGGTGTGGCTTTGTGCAGGGTAAAAAGTTTAAGTTTCATTTTGCtgtttactaaattatttaaaagtaacgCGAAGTAAGTAAGTTACGCTTATTTTTACAGACTAATTGGGAAATAATTTGAGCTTGAATCAAATTGGTTTAAAATCCTATCTGTTATTCTAAACTATGTTCATGATCACGTCAAAATATCATCGCGTAAAGCTATAGTCGGTACCTAATACTTATCAATACAAGACAGTAATTAGTGTAAAATGGTTTTTCATCAAAAAATGGGTTACTTTTTACGTTTTATAGATAAATGTTTAATCCTACTTTCCTTTTACAGATTTCCCACATCGACCTGTCTCCAAACTTCGCCAGTACTTTGATGGGCATCACCAACGGCTTTGGAAACATTTTCTCCATCATGGCTCCCTTGAGCGTGACCCTCGTTGTTCGAGATGAAGTAAGTGTATTAAACTATAgctctattattatttctatatataaatcataaaagaTTGTATCTTACTAGAATATGAAAAGATTCATGCATAGAtctttaatgaaattatagtGTAACACTTAACACTACCtacatttaaagtaaattattgaCAAATAAATCCAGATCAAATTTCAACGCAGACAgactaaaaatttttttttagtttagaagactaaaaaaattaccttatacaaaaaaacgacgtgtggcactcggggactgccgcggtaaagctattgcatgctatgccttcaagccacacctccgcccgtcggagtggggagcgtgaggtttttttcgttacggaatttctcgattcggtccccgcgctcaaggccctcgatagaagctatgcaatagcttaaaaaaaattgtatctatAACTGGAAATACATCGTCAAAACGTTGAAAGGTTCAAAACAAAGCAATATCTACTATAATTGTACATTGATTTATTTCTCCTACAGACAAGTGCTTCAGAATGGCGCAAGGTCTTCTTCATCTCGATTGCTTGCTACTTCTTGAGCAACCTCTTCTTCCTTCTATTCTACTCTGGAACTGTTCAACCCTGGAACGAACCGAAACCTACAGCTAGTATTGGTAAGTTTTCTAATATTGTAGCGTTTAgccaatagaaaataattacaaatttaaaattcaaacgGAATGT
Proteins encoded in this window:
- the LOC123696167 gene encoding putative inorganic phosphate cotransporter isoform X1 is translated as MVYNFIQIHKSGLRRRSSVKSDKIKLTYDNDLDYLESSFGMRHVIIFLLFLSTVTSYATRVSMSLAIVAMTKPNNYDFPVFAWEQGIRDTILSSFFWGYVVLQIPAGLIAGRFGGKMLVLVSMLITGVVNLFTPLLATKGDWIAVCACRILMGLSQGMLYPSIHGLIGQWSPLSERSRMGTIVYSGSQLGTIIEMVVAGWLSESKWGWPSVFYVAGITCLVFAVIWFIFGASTPGTCRWISKEEKKFIELSAGATDINQSKNMPTPWKKIWTSLPFWAILLAHCGQSLGFWTLLTEMPSYMDKVLGVAIKDNGIYSALPYAAMYILSFVFSWTADFLINRNILSHGATRKIFNTISFWGPAAALLGLSYIPAGHVPLAVAMLTVTVGLNGAHYVGFLISHIDLSPNFASTLMGITNGFGNIFSIMAPLSVTLVVRDETSASEWRKVFFISIACYFLSNLFFLLFYSGTVQPWNEPKPTASIEDGVKHKEKEEKPKSSDKEASGEHKF
- the LOC123696167 gene encoding putative inorganic phosphate cotransporter isoform X2, producing MSEVTTSKPESSFGMRHVIIFLLFLSTVTSYATRVSMSLAIVAMTKPNNYDFPVFAWEQGIRDTILSSFFWGYVVLQIPAGLIAGRFGGKMLVLVSMLITGVVNLFTPLLATKGDWIAVCACRILMGLSQGMLYPSIHGLIGQWSPLSERSRMGTIVYSGSQLGTIIEMVVAGWLSESKWGWPSVFYVAGITCLVFAVIWFIFGASTPGTCRWISKEEKKFIELSAGATDINQSKNMPTPWKKIWTSLPFWAILLAHCGQSLGFWTLLTEMPSYMDKVLGVAIKDNGIYSALPYAAMYILSFVFSWTADFLINRNILSHGATRKIFNTISFWGPAAALLGLSYIPAGHVPLAVAMLTVTVGLNGAHYVGFLISHIDLSPNFASTLMGITNGFGNIFSIMAPLSVTLVVRDETSASEWRKVFFISIACYFLSNLFFLLFYSGTVQPWNEPKPTASIEDGVKHKEKEEKPKSSDKEASGEHKF